The sequence below is a genomic window from Brevibacillus laterosporus.
ATAAATATATGGATGTCAATATTTATGGATGCATATATACAATTTTATTTTTAAGTGTTATAATGTATTTATTAAATAAATTGGGGTGAATTATTTGCTTAAAGTGCGACTAAAGGAAATTCTTGAGAGTAAACCCGAATACACACAAAAGAGACTAGCCCAAGAAACTGGAATACAGCCTACAACAATAGCCGAAATAGCAAATAATATGCGGACAACATTTAACCGCAGCCATTTGACTAAAATTGCAAAAGTTCTTCAAATAACTGATATGAATGAATTATTTAAACTTGATGAAGATGAATAACCAAAAAAGCACCTCGCAGCGAGTATACTGGAGATGCTTTTTTTATGTAATGAAAGGTAGATTTTATTGTTAAAAAGTCTATACTCTAATTAGTCCAACAAGGTGAAAATAAAGTGAAATTATCGAAACTATTACCGCAAAAATTAGAGAAGTTCCTTGCTCTTGCCCATAGGGATTGATATAAAAGGTTACTGCCCAGACTGATGTGATAATAACTGATAAGGTGATACAGAATGCAATATGATATTTTGAAAGATAGAGTTTGACTCCAAAATAAACAAGAAAAACTAAACTTAATATTACCAAAGTATTCATAAAAACAGTACTCCATGCATAATGAACTATACCACACAAAAAGACAAGCAATTCAGCCATAATACCCCAAAAAAATGAATCAGCCGTACTTTCAAAACGGTATCCTCTCCAAAAATTCTTTGTTTCCCTATAATATTTTCTTCCGTCATTAAATTTCCACATACTTTCCCCCTGTTGATACTAGTAGAATTAGTGTTTATGTAGTATAGCCAAGATTAATTCTACTATAGCTGAAGAAGTACTGCATACCTCAAGTTTATGACCTCGTTAGCTTATCTATCCTTCTATATCAGATTGAAAGGAGCTAATGATACTCTGTGGCTCCTCTTCAGTTAAAAACAACCTACAGTGAGAAGGTAAAACGCTACCTGTTTTACTATTTTTTACATACAATACATAATATCTACTAGTTTTCATGATTTGGTATATTTCATCTTTATAACCAATTTCATCTCCAATAGGAGTGAATAGAAACCTTCTCCATACCTTTCTAGAATTTTCTTTTACGATGCAATCAGCTTTAGCCATCATTTCAATTCCATTCATAAACATAATGCTATATTTATCTGCTGATTTACCTGTAATGAATCCAGTTTCACCTTTAAAGTTACCTGATACAATTTTAATTAGTTGACCTAATTCATATTTAATCAACATAAATATCACCACTTCTTAGTTATATATTAATTTTATATAGTTTAATTACATTTAATTCCTAATGAAAATATACTTCTATCTCATAACGCAACATGTTGCGTTATGAACACTCCTTTTACGTAGTAAAATGAGTGTGTATCTTTTATACTTTTATGAATTAATTTATTATATATTTTATCTTTTTATATAAACCTTTCCTTTAAGACCTACAGCCCAAAAACGCAGTCATACCAATGCTTTTTTTTTCGGTTTATTGCCTTTGAAGCAATAACATTTTATTTGATATCATCATCCAGCCAATTTATTAATAACTCTCTCATTCTTTTGCTTGGTATATACAGATTGATTTCCTTACCTTCTCTAATAGCTGACCTCCATATCCATTGTAGTAATTCCTGCAACGCATTTAGATCATCATTCACCTTTACACCTTTTGATATGAAATAGTTAGCTATGACTGGATGTAAGAAACGATTGATTGTATATGCTAAGGCTGTCTTGTCTTTATATTCATTAGTGGCTCGACTCGTACAAGATACAAACCCTTTTGCATAACCCTTTCCTTTGAGCTTGGATTCATAATCTGCAAAGGTAGTCCACATATTGGCATCTGATTTAGATTTGAGTTTGTTGGTAAAAAAATTTAACACATTGTTTTTCATTTTACCATGCATATGCTTCTTTTCATGATACCACTTCTTAGACAATGAATGATCCTTATCCCCTATTTTATTTAGTTCATCCCCTTGATAAATATGAATTTTCTCTTTTAAGGATTTCTTAATTTCTGTATTACACTGCCCAGTGGTTTCTTTAAATAGATACAGATCACCCTCTTTAGTTGCAATATATTTTTTATATTGAATTGAATTAATGTCATAAAAATACTTTTGATATTGAGCTTCAAACAGATAAGTTAATACATAGACCTCTTTGAACTGTTTGAATATCTCTACTGGAAACGTCCACAATAACATTTTACCATTGTGTAATACTAGGTTATGATTTAGTGCATACCTTCTTATGAGCTTAAATTCTCCATCATAAACCCCCTCACTCTGCTCTTTATCGGTGTTCCAATAAACTATACCATCGCTTTCATACATCCATTGATTTTCGAAAAGCATATTTATATCATGTGGTTTAATATGTAATTCCTTAACAACTTCTATTACCTCATCTAAAACTAAAATGTAGTTACCACTATAGATCAATTCCTTAGTCTCTTCTGTAGCCATCTGGAATAACACATGAGTGGTTGCTATGTTCTTATTATCCTTGAGTAGATTATGAAATGAATCAAGCTTATAGAATGTTTCTCCATCTTTTGAAAATACTTTAGGGTCGTAAAATTTCCTATCTGAACAAAACTTCTTAATACGTTCCACTTCTGGTAAGTAAGGTGTGATATAGATGTAATTGTTTTCTGTGTCTGAGTTGATCATGTTAATTGCCGCTGATGATTTACCACTACCCATAATGGAGTCAACTACTTTAATTATTGGCTGTGTCATTTATTCCCCCTGATGCGTTTACTATTCATACAGATCAATGTTAATAGTCAAATCATCATTTACATGTGTATCATAATCAACCTTTAAGCCATCTAGAATGTCAGTAATTAATTGAACCATATCACCTTGTTCAAACGCTTCATTGTTATTAGCGATGGTTACAGTATCATCGTTAGTTAATACAGACATGTATCTTACAAATTCATTAAGCACAGCAATTCACCTCTTGTAAATATTTATGTGAAGCTATTTGCACATTTGGCTTCAAGAGTATATAAACTGTTTGCGTTCCTTCATCGTTCGAAAGATCAATCTTTGAATCTGTAAAAATGATCGTATCATAACCAGCGTTGACAATCAGATTTTTGAACTCCTGAATGTATTCAGCATTATTTAAAAGGAATTTCATGTCTTCTCTAGTTGGCTTATTAGTGTCAATATATTTATTTGAGATAGGAATATTGAAAAAGAATTCATCAAAGTTATCAGTATGTGCAAAAAAGGGGTTATTGATTTCTACATTAACAGATACTACATTCTTCCCATACATATTAGCTTTATCAGGTGATTCAGTTAGCCATGTACCAATTGAGTTATAGTTGGCTACTGGTAGATCAATGAAATTGATATCCGTTTCCCATGTACCATGATATAGAACATTCTGCATTATAAGCATCTCCTTTAGTTAAAGTTAGAGGATTATAAGTGGATAGTTAGAGGAACATATCGAGGAAAAACATTTTATTATCTGAGGTTCTTTATATTTATATTATATCATATTAGACTTATCATGTATACATATTTTTACTTAATATTTGAGTGTATATGTGATAGTTGTAAGGTAACAGTGTGACAGATGGGCATAGTAAATGGGATATGAAGTGTTCGGCTCCGGCTTACATGTTATAAATCGAATAGGCTTATATAATAGCTATTTATTACATTCTGAATTTCCTTAAAATAGTTGAAATGTTTATGCTCATCTTCTATTGAGGGTTTTATATGGTCATTTGTATATATTGGTGAGTTAAGAAGGTGATTACTCAACTTTGTATATAATGTATCTTATATACAAAATAAAAAGCCCTTAAACAAAGGCTTATAGAGGTATGGGGGGGTACTTTTACATCCAAAACAAGAATATATGTTCGCATTTCAGGTGCAACACATCCACTTCCACACCATGAAATTTGGATCGTAAATTGGATCGTAAGCAGCTCGATAAACTCTAATCATATCAACGCTTTTCCTTTCTTATCAATCCCATCAAAAATTGCATCTTTACCTATTTCGACCTTATAAATGACTACTTTCCCTTGATATAACTACCTTTTAACGATACAGAGAACACGATCATAGATAATACACCCTAAAACAACAGTAAATGTCCCGAAAACCTTTATATTATCTACATGTCACGATACATTATTATAAAACAAAAAAACGCAGCCATCAAAACGCTACGTTTACCCATGTATTTAAACATTATTTATTAATTTTTCTCCCAATCTCTGCCTTAATTCCAATATCCAGTCCTTGAATGACATTGATAATTTCCTCTTTACTCATCTCTTCTAACTTAGATAAATCAATCTCTTGCCCAAGTAAGAAGGAAGGCATCATCTTATAATCATGAATAGAGTCTGTATAAATGTTTAAAGTCGTACTTGGATTCGCATGATTAGCATGCTGCTGAGTAATTTTTACGTCTTTAAATACTTTTTGAGTCGTATCTACGCTACCCTTTTTAAACGAGTGAAATGTTATCTTTCTATCCTTAGAAATCTGCAATTCTTCACATGCTTTAGCAATGGCATTATTTAATGTAGCTTGGGATCTAATAGTAAATACTCTTTCTCCCTTTCCGTGTACTTTTATAAATTCCATTAGCTCATTGTAAATAACAATTGGAATAGGTTTATTATCCAGTTTTCCTTTTTTGTCATAAGCTTTAATTACTGGTATTTCATTGTTTATTAATAGTATTTCGGTACGTTTCAAATTGAACAATGCATTTTTTCTAATTGCTGTTTGAGCTGCTAATTTTAAGATTATTGATTTTTCCCATCCATTCTTCTGATTCTTAACCTTAATTATAATTTGTTGCATTTCATTCCAAGTCAAAAAGCCATTAGGTTTAGAATTATTTTCGGTTAAAGGAATCAACTTAAATACCAATGAGTTAACTTGATAATCATAGTTCGGTAAAAAATCAAATAGTGATTTCACTATGGAAATTTTTGTATTAATAGAAGAATTTGAATACCTTTTTTTTACCCCATTTTCATCCATTAAGTTAATTAAGTAATTTCTATACTCTACAACCTCTTGCCTTGTAAACATTAAATCTTCTTCATTTAATTCATTTAGTTTTTTCCCTCTTGTATATCCAAAAAATTGTTCAATGTGTTGCTTATAACTAATAGCAGTATTTTGACTAGCTCCTCTTCTCTCTTCTAAGAATGATAAGATCGCTTTATGTACAGTAGGTATGTGAATGCCTATTACTTTCGTATAGCCTTGAGTATTGTTCATATTCATTTCCCCCCTTACCTAAGCAAATTATATAAGAGTGGGTTCAATAATACAATATAAAAAATATATATTGAATTAATCTTTAATTAGATGTATACTGATTATAGATATAAAAACTATGAAGGAGGATTAATTTGAAGTATAAGCAATCAGGTATTTTTTTAATTTCAAATAACATCAACGATAAAGTTTTTGTGGAATTTTCCAGTGATATTCCTAAAGAAATCTTAAATACATATTCTCTATTAAATTCAGGAATTCATGATAATCGAGTTTTGCAAATCGACTACTCTCTATATGGTAAAGAAAATTTCAAATTTCAAGTAATAGAAAATGTTAAAGCTGAAAATTCAAAGAAATTAAACGCCTTATTAAAGCAGCGTAAAGAACATTGGGTTAAACAATTTAAAGCTTTTCTGTACTCACATGGCTATAACTTTAAAACAACTAAAAATTGCTGGAATGTACAAGATGATTATAGAGATGTATTTAAAAAGATTTACAGCCTTTTGGATTTCAATTTACCTTACGCTAAAGAAAGAACTCAGTTACTCCATAACACTCTTGAAGACAGCTTATCCTATTGGATGATTGAGTACGTATCCTCGCCTGCCTTCTGGGATAAGCAAGTCAAGACAAGCAAGGATTACCTAATTGAATCCGAAACAGACTCTTTCCTAAAAAGACTAGAAGGTTTGGCTAACTACCTTCTTCATCCAAGATACGATGATTTTGTTCAGGAAGAGTTGATTAAGAATAACCCCAAATCACAGAGACGTTCCCCAAAGAATCATTTGACTAAAAGTAAACTGAAGGAAATTAAAAAGAAAGAGTTACATACTAGCAATTTTGCATTAGATATAGAAAAAGGAACCAAACATTTCTTTGAGCAATGCATCACAGAACAAGACATAGAAAAGTATGAAGAGATTAAAGAACTAGATGTTTTTCTTAAGAAGTTAAGTATGCAATTAGGCTATGGATTACCTAAGAATGACCGCGAAACACTCCAAAAACAAATTGAAAAATTACATGGGAAAAGGAATTTAAATCTACTTAAAGATTTCTACAAAGATTTATCAAAAGAAATTCTTATCATGAAAGAAAAACTAGCAGGAACTATTCACTTTAAAAAACTTCAAAAAGGGACAACAAGAATTGATTATGATTGTGACACTGGTTATTTCGATGAATTGGGCACTTATGTTTCTGTATCTGAAAATAAAATTGACTTTAAAAATGAAAAACACATTCTTGAATTACTTAACCACTACTATTCATTGAAAAAAGGCTGTGCTGACAAGCCTAGCTCTGACATGTGGCATATCTTATATGTATTAGATGAGTTAATCGAGAAAGTAAATTTTGAAAATTATGTTAAAGACATTCTTACTATGAAAATTGAAGGTGCACCAGGTAACGAGATAACTTCTTACCTTTTTGATAAATATAAACTCACTTTAAATGACGACAGGATTTCAAAGATATTTAATTCATTTATCCCTAAGATGATTGCCGATACATACCTTAATGATCATGAAGAATGGCTTTATACATACAAAGTTAAAGGAAAGTACAAAAAGTGCAAAAGCTGTGGCACTAACAAACTGTTATCTGAAAAATATTATAGAAAAAGGTCAGATAAAAAAGGGGACGGCTATTATAACAAATGCAGGTTTTGTGAAAAGTGACAGTTTTAATGCAAAAAACAGCCTTCAAGTCCCTATATATAGTGTAAGGATATAAAAAATAAATTAACGGATAACCAAGGAGGATTTATTATTATGAACAAAACGGAACTTAGCGCAAAGGTAGCAGAGAAATTAGAGGTCAGTAAAAAAGGTGCAGGTGTATATGTT
It includes:
- a CDS encoding site-specific integrase — protein: MNMNNTQGYTKVIGIHIPTVHKAILSFLEERRGASQNTAISYKQHIEQFFGYTRGKKLNELNEEDLMFTRQEVVEYRNYLINLMDENGVKKRYSNSSINTKISIVKSLFDFLPNYDYQVNSLVFKLIPLTENNSKPNGFLTWNEMQQIIIKVKNQKNGWEKSIILKLAAQTAIRKNALFNLKRTEILLINNEIPVIKAYDKKGKLDNKPIPIVIYNELMEFIKVHGKGERVFTIRSQATLNNAIAKACEELQISKDRKITFHSFKKGSVDTTQKVFKDVKITQQHANHANPSTTLNIYTDSIHDYKMMPSFLLGQEIDLSKLEEMSKEEIINVIQGLDIGIKAEIGRKINK
- a CDS encoding XRE family transcriptional regulator — protein: MGVNYLLKVRLKEILESKPEYTQKRLAQETGIQPTTIAEIANNMRTTFNRSHLTKIAKVLQITDMNELFKLDEDE